One genomic segment of Musa acuminata AAA Group cultivar baxijiao chromosome BXJ3-3, Cavendish_Baxijiao_AAA, whole genome shotgun sequence includes these proteins:
- the LOC135634057 gene encoding uncharacterized protein LOC135634057, which produces MPESYFPLRWESTGDQWWYASPIDWAAANGHYDLVRELLHLDSNLLIKLTSLRRIRRLETVWDDDARFADVAKCRSLVARSLLHECETKNRKNSLIRAGYGGWLLYTAASAGDIGFVQELLDRDPLLVFGEGEYGVTDIFYAAARSKNSEVFRLLFDFAVSPRCSMGGRGEVVEGSDGSSVFRWEMVNRAVHAAARGGNTVFLKELLEDCLDVLAYRDIQGSTVLHTASGRGQLEVVKDLLLSFDIIDSRDNQGNTSLHVAAFRGHLTVVEALIMASPSSCSLINEPGDTFLHMAVAGFRTPGFRRLDRQMELMKQLISGTIVNVEDIINVRNNDGRTVLHMAVIGNVHTDLVELLMTVQSIDLNIRDADGMTPLDILRQHPRSASSEILIKQIISAGGIANSKDYKARYVLASHLKMQGTGNSPGTSFRIADAEIFLYTGIEASEVSGRPSSCSSTSKSEVSHPSATDENHGSSDRKKQSSVSNAARRLKILLRWPRRKEKTTETPKRVGDDDSFDSFKKLVNQEDTPTPLRQRFSKATSLLNNKRTLSVRSTIPSPSTKKKFTAGLMHGVFQSMPHLAPSARTPSSLFSKSSKPSSTMEKQKGILLENENDGASCSSSSNNCGATENMTPRSSLVSIRLMNQYFCFGAQNLATDDSGSEKQSNQASKCSLVSVA; this is translated from the exons ATGCCGGAATCTTACTTTCCCCTCCGGTGGGAAAGCACCGGAGACCAGTGGTGGTATGCATCCCCTATCGACTGGGCAGCTGCCAATGGTCACTACGACCTCGTGCGGGAGCTGCTTCACCTTGACTCCAACCTCCTCATAAAGCTCACATCCCTTCGTCGGATCCGTCGGCTTGAAACGGTCTGGGACGATGATGCCCGGTTCGCTGATGTTGCCAAATGCCGGTCCCTTGTTGCCCGGAGCCTCCTTCATGAGTGTGagacaaagaacaggaagaattctcTGATCCGTGCTGGCTACGGTGGATGGCTTCTCTACACTGCAGCCTCTGCAGGGGACATTGGCTTTGTGCAAGAGCTGCTTGATAGAGATCCACTGTTAGTCTTTGGTGAAGGCGAATACGGTGTCACCGACATATTCTACGCCGCAGCGAGGAGCAAGAACTCGGAGGTTTTTAGGCTTCTGTTTGATTTTGCTGTGTCGCCAAGGTGTTCGATGGGCGGTCGAGGAGAGGTGGTGGAGGGGTCAGATGGAAGTTCTGTTTTTAGGTGGGAGATGGTGAATAGGGCCGTTCATGCCGCTGCTAGAGGAGGGAACACGGTGTTCCTGAAGGAACTTCTTGAAGACTGCTTGGATGTCTTGGCTTACAGAGACATTCAGGGATCGACCGTCTTGCATACTGCTTCTGGTAGAGGGCAGCTTGAG GTAGTTAAGGATCTACTTCTATCTTTCGATattattgactctagagataATCAAGGGAATACATCACTGCATGTGGCAGCCTTTCGAGGACACTTAACTGTTGTGGAGGCCTTGATAATGGCTTCTCCCTCGTCCTGCAGTTTGATAAACGAACCTGGAGATACTTTCCTTCATATGGCAGTGGCAGGTTTCAGGACTCCTGGCTTTCGGAGACTTGATAGGCAAATGGAGCTGATGAAACAGTTGATTAGTGGAACCATAGTGAATGTTGAAGACATCATCAATGTCCGAAATAATGACGGAAGAACCGTCCTCCATATGGCTGTGATTGGCAATGTGCATACTGATCTTGTCGAACTTTTGATGACCGTTCAATCTATTGACCTTAACATTCGAGATGCTGATGGAATGACACCTCTGGATATACTCAGACAACACCCACGATCGGCATCATCTGAGATACTGATCAAACAAATAATTTCTGCTGGAGGAATTGCAAACTCAAAGGACTACAAGGCAAGGTATGTCCTTGCTTCCCACCTCAAAATGCAAGGTACTGGAAATAGCCCAGGCACTTCCTTCAGGATTGCGGATGCCGAGATATTCTTGTACACGGGCATCGAAGCATCAGAGGTCAGTGGGAGGCCTAGCTCATGCTCGAGTACCAGCAAGAGCGAAGTCAGCCACCCCAGTGCCACGGATGAAAACCATGGGTCTTCAGATAGAAAGAAACAAAGTTCTGTCAGCAATGCGGCAAGACGTCTCAAGATTCTACTCAGGTGGCCCCGTCGGAAAGAGAAGACAACTGAGACACCAAAAAGGGTTGGTGATGACGACTCATTTGACTCGTTCAAGAAATTGGTCAACCAAGAAGACACTCCAACTCCCCTCCGACAACGATTCTCTAAGGCTACATCACTTCTGAACAACAAGCGGACTCTTTCTGTGAGAAGCACCATCCCAAGTCCTTCAACAAAGAAGAAATTTACCGCAGGTCTGATGCACGGGGTGTTTCAATCCATGCCGCATCTGGCTCCCTCGGCACGCACTCCCTCTAGTTTGTTCTCAAAGTCATCAAAACCATCATCCACAATGGAGAAACAAAAAGGCATCCTTTTGGAGAATGAAAACGATGGTGCCTCTTGTTCCAGTTCCTCGAATAATTGCGGCGCGACAGAAAACATGACCCCAAGATCTAGTCTTGTAAGTATTAGACTGATGAATCAGTACTTCTGCTTTGGGGCACAGAACCTGGCAACGGATGATTCAGGCAGCGAAAAGCAATCTAATCAAGCATCCAAGTGCTCGTTGGTATCAGTGGCTTGA
- the LOC135633960 gene encoding ribulose-1,5 bisphosphate carboxylase/oxygenase large subunit N-methyltransferase, chloroplastic-like isoform X1 encodes MDVAHLLGPCVSSPFLSPSPRPFSGLPGLRIQRRRAPFRTTRRLNQCLACGADTLVAGSEGSSQALRCEKAAEAGDLKSWLHRHGLPPCKVVLKERHSHDGKHRPIHYVAASENLQAGDVAYLVPNSLVVTLDRVLGNETIAELLTTNKLSELACLALYLMYEKKQGKKSFWYPFIRELDRQRGRGQVAVESPLLWSESELAYLDGSHTRAEVLEREEGIKREYNELDTVWFMAGSLFKQYPFDIPTEAFPYEIFKQAFVAVQSCVVHLQNVSLARRFALVPLGPPLLAYKSNCKAMLTAVDDAVQLVVDRPYKAGEPIVVWCGPQPNSRLLLNYGFVDEDNPYDRIVIEASLNTEDPQYQEKRMVAQRNGKLAVQVFHVYVGREKEAISEMLPYFRLGYISDTAEMNSVISSQGPTCPLSPCMERAVLDQLAAYFEARLAAYPTTLSEDEAMLADCNLNPKKQVAVQLVKLEKKILHACLRAIFDFTDQLPDNTISPCPAPFAPHLKF; translated from the exons ATGGACGTCGCTCACCTCCTCGGGCCCTGcgtctcctctccctttctctccCCTTCCCCTCGCCCTTTCTCCGGTCTGCCCGGCCTCAGGATCCAGAGGCGACGCGCCCCATTCCGAACCACCCGTCGCTTGAACCAGTGCCTCGCCTGCGGCGCTGACACCCTGGTCGCCGGATCGGAGGGGAGCTCGCAGGCCCTCCGCTGCGAGAAGGCGGCGGAGGCTGGGGACCTCAAGTCTTGGCTGCACCGTCACGGATTGCCGCCTTGCAAGGTCGTTCTGAAGGAGAGGCATTCGCACGACGGGAAGCATCGTCCGATTCATTATGTCGCTGCTAGTGAGAATCTGCAG GCGGGGGATGTTGCTTATCTGGTGCCAAACTCATTGGTCGTGACGCTGGATAGAGTGTTAGGAAACGAAACGATCG CCGAACTGTTGACCACAAACAAACTGTCAGAATTAGCCTGCTTGGCACTCTATCTAATGTATGAGAAAAAGCAAGGAAAGAAGTCCTTCTGGTATCCATTCATCAGGGAGCTCGATCGCCAACGAGGAAGAGGCCAGGTAGCCGTGGAATCACCACTTCTCTGGTCTGAATCCGAATTGGCTTACTTAGATGGCAGTCATACAAGG GCTGAAGTTCTGGAAAGGGAAGAAGGAATAAAGCGAGAGTACAATGAGCTGGACACAGTTTGGTTCATGGCTGGCTCACTTTTTAAG CAATACCCATTTGACATACCCACAGAGGCTTTTCCATATGAGATTTTTAAGCAAGCATTTGTTGCGGTTCAGTCATGTGTGGTTCATTTACAG AATGTAAGTTTGGCCAGAAGATTTGCATTAGTTCCTCTGGGGCCTCCATTATTGGCTTACAAAAGCAATTGCAAAGCAATGTTAACTGCAGTTGATGATGCTGTTCAGTTGGTCGTTGATCGTCCATATAAAGCTGGGGAACCAATTGTTGTGTG GTGTGGACCACAACCAAATTCTCGGTTGCTTCTTAACTATGGTTTTGTTGATGAAGATAATCCCTATGATCGGATAGTGATTGAG GCATCTCTAAATACAGAAGATCCTCAATACCAAGAAAAGAGAATGGTAGCTCAAAGAAACGGGAAGTTGGCTGTCCAAGTTTTTCAT GTCTATGTGGGTAGAGAAAAAGAAGCCATATCAGAAATGCTACCATACTTCCGATTAGGGTACATTTCAGATACAGCAGAGATGAATTCTGTCATTTCTTCTCAAGGCcctacatgtcct TTGAGCCCATGCATGGAGCGAGCAGTCCTTGACCAACTTGCAGCTTACTTTGAGGCTCGGTTGGCTGCATACCCTACAACCTTGAGTGAGGATGAAGCTATG TTGGCAGATtgcaatttgaacccaaaaaagcaGGTTGCAGTTCAGCTAGTAAAGTTAGAGAAGAAAATCCTTCATGCTTGTCTGCGTGCGATCTTTGATTTCACAGACCAGCTACCAGATAACACAATATCTCCCTGTCCAGCTCCTTTTGCACCTCATTTAAAATTTTAG
- the LOC135633960 gene encoding ribulose-1,5 bisphosphate carboxylase/oxygenase large subunit N-methyltransferase, chloroplastic-like isoform X2: MDVAHLLGPCVSSPFLSPSPRPFSGLPGLRIQRRRAPFRTTRRLNQCLACGADTLVAGSEGSSQALRCEKAAEAGDLKSWLHRHGLPPCKVVLKERHSHDGKHRPIHYVAASENLQAGDVAYLVPNSLVVTLDRVLGNETIAELLTTNKLSELACLALYLMYEKKQGKKSFWYPFIRELDRQRGRGQVAVESPLLWSESELAYLDGSHTRAEVLEREEGIKREYNELDTVWFMAGSLFKQYPFDIPTEAFPYEIFKQAFVAVQSCVVHLQNVSLARRFALVPLGPPLLAYKSNCKAMLTAVDDAVQLVVDRPYKAGEPIVVWCGPQPNSRLLLNYGFVDEDNPYDRIVIEASLNTEDPQYQEKRMVAQRNGKLAVQVFHVYVGREKEAISEMLPYFRLGYISDTAEMNSVISSQGPTCPAVYGCIS, from the exons ATGGACGTCGCTCACCTCCTCGGGCCCTGcgtctcctctccctttctctccCCTTCCCCTCGCCCTTTCTCCGGTCTGCCCGGCCTCAGGATCCAGAGGCGACGCGCCCCATTCCGAACCACCCGTCGCTTGAACCAGTGCCTCGCCTGCGGCGCTGACACCCTGGTCGCCGGATCGGAGGGGAGCTCGCAGGCCCTCCGCTGCGAGAAGGCGGCGGAGGCTGGGGACCTCAAGTCTTGGCTGCACCGTCACGGATTGCCGCCTTGCAAGGTCGTTCTGAAGGAGAGGCATTCGCACGACGGGAAGCATCGTCCGATTCATTATGTCGCTGCTAGTGAGAATCTGCAG GCGGGGGATGTTGCTTATCTGGTGCCAAACTCATTGGTCGTGACGCTGGATAGAGTGTTAGGAAACGAAACGATCG CCGAACTGTTGACCACAAACAAACTGTCAGAATTAGCCTGCTTGGCACTCTATCTAATGTATGAGAAAAAGCAAGGAAAGAAGTCCTTCTGGTATCCATTCATCAGGGAGCTCGATCGCCAACGAGGAAGAGGCCAGGTAGCCGTGGAATCACCACTTCTCTGGTCTGAATCCGAATTGGCTTACTTAGATGGCAGTCATACAAGG GCTGAAGTTCTGGAAAGGGAAGAAGGAATAAAGCGAGAGTACAATGAGCTGGACACAGTTTGGTTCATGGCTGGCTCACTTTTTAAG CAATACCCATTTGACATACCCACAGAGGCTTTTCCATATGAGATTTTTAAGCAAGCATTTGTTGCGGTTCAGTCATGTGTGGTTCATTTACAG AATGTAAGTTTGGCCAGAAGATTTGCATTAGTTCCTCTGGGGCCTCCATTATTGGCTTACAAAAGCAATTGCAAAGCAATGTTAACTGCAGTTGATGATGCTGTTCAGTTGGTCGTTGATCGTCCATATAAAGCTGGGGAACCAATTGTTGTGTG GTGTGGACCACAACCAAATTCTCGGTTGCTTCTTAACTATGGTTTTGTTGATGAAGATAATCCCTATGATCGGATAGTGATTGAG GCATCTCTAAATACAGAAGATCCTCAATACCAAGAAAAGAGAATGGTAGCTCAAAGAAACGGGAAGTTGGCTGTCCAAGTTTTTCAT GTCTATGTGGGTAGAGAAAAAGAAGCCATATCAGAAATGCTACCATACTTCCGATTAGGGTACATTTCAGATACAGCAGAGATGAATTCTGTCATTTCTTCTCAAGGCcctacatgtcct GCAGTTTATGGTTGTATCTCGTGA
- the LOC135633508 gene encoding pentatricopeptide repeat-containing protein At2g22410, mitochondrial-like, producing the protein MPYPDLYISSAPPPFLGRLLRFFSAFPRPKWNSNRNLVVTHPILSIMESCDSMAHLKQIQARLTTAGLMSHRFPASRVLAFCALSDPSDMAHAALVFRGISSPNPYIWNTMIRGYNRANFPLSGFSCFRRMVRDRVEMDGRSFVFVLKSCEQLPEASPGEGIHCVACKAGFISHLLVGNGLVRFYATQGPLASARRVFDALSERDVVSWTTMIDGYSESRKPHEALRLFYQMLMTGTQPNDITFIAILSAISQLGELKFGRLMHDNIGRSGIDASINLLNALVDMYGKCGSVADAKEVFDDMPIKDVFSWTSMMSAYAKCGNLDLARQLFDNMPEKNVVTWSSMIAAYSQSNQPKQAVQLFYEMIAANVKPIEATLVNVLSACAMLGCLDLGRWIYEHYIDGKMIRLSVKLANAFIDMYAKCGDIAEAAKLFDEMPEKDVVSWNTMILAYAVHGYSKEALFLFEHMKNTQLMPDDITFVGVLSACCHGGLVVQGRRHFADMKSIFAIEPKGVHYACLIDLFGKFGLLKEAHELVRGMPVEPDGAAWGALLNACRMQGNVELGKFAGEMLLGLEPGDSGIYVLMANLYATRREWDDVKKVRKMMKERGVKKTPGCSSIEFDGKFHDFHVADVSHLQSKEIYATLNNIYTQLKIEGYVPQAKC; encoded by the coding sequence ATGCCATATCCTGATCTCTACATCTCAAGCGCTCCTCCTCCATTCCTCGGTCGCCTTCTCCGATTTTTCTCCGCCTTCCCCAGGCCCAAGTGGAACTCCAACCGCAACCTTGTCGTCACTCACCCTATCCTCTCCATCATGGAGTCCTGCGACTCCATGGCCCACCTCAAGCAGATACAGGCCCGCTTGACCACCGCCGGACTCATGTCCCACCGCTTCCCGGCCAGCCGCGTCCTCGCCTTCTGCGCCCTCTCCGATCCCAGCGACATGGCACATGCCGCCCTCGTCTTCCGTGGTATTTCCAGCCCCAACCCTTACATCTGGAACACCATGATCAGGGGCTACAACCGGGCCAACTTCCCCCTCTCAGGTTTCTCCTGCTTCCGCCGCATGGTCCGCGACCGTGTCGAGATGGACGGCCGCAGCTTTGTCTTCGTGCTGAAGAGCTGCGAGCAGCTCCCGGAGGCTTCGCCAGGGGAGGGAATCCATTGCGTAGCTTGCAAAGCCGGCTTTATATCACATTTGCTCGTGGGGAACGGCTTGGTGCGCTTTTATGCGACACAGGGGCCGTTGGCCTCTGCGAGAAGGGTGTTCGATGCTTTGTCTGAAAGGGATGTCGTCTCTTGGACTACAATGATTGATGGCTATTCCGAAAGCAGAAAGCCACATGAAGCATTGAGGCTCTTCTATCAAATGCTGATGACGGGTACCCAACCCAATGATATCACTTTCATCGCCATACTTTCAGCAATCTCTCAATTGGGTGAACTAAAATTTGGCAGGTTGATGCATGATAATATTGGAAGAAGTGGCATAGATGCCAGCATCAATCTTCTTAATGCTTTGGTGGATATGTATGGGAAGTGTGGTTCTGTGGCTGATGCAAAAGAAGTTTTCGACGACATGCCGATCAAGGATGTTTTTTCATGGACTTCTATGATGAGTGCATATGCAAAATGTGGTAACCTAGATCTTGCAAGGCAATTATTTGATAATATGCCTGAAAAAAATGTGGTCACTTGGAGCAGTATGATTGCAGCATATTCACAATCAAATCAACCTAAACAAGCAGTACAGTTGTTTTACGAGATGATTGCAGCAAATGTGAAGCCTATAGAGGCTACTCTGGTGAATGTGCTTTCAGCATGTGCCATGTTAGGTTGCTTGGATCTTGGTAGATGGATCTATGAACATTATATAGATGGCAAAATGATCAGACTCTCTGTAAAATTGGCAAATGCTTTCATAGACATGTATGCTAAATGTGGAGATATTGCAGAAGCAGCTAAATTGTTTGATGAGATGCCAGAAAAGGATGTGGTGAGTTGGAATACAATGATCTTGGCATATGCTGTACATGGTTATAGCAAAGAGGCCTTATTCCTTTTTGAACATATGAAGAATACACAACTAATGCCTGATGACATCACATTTGTCGGTGTCTTATCTGCTTGCTGTCATGGCGGCTTAGTCGTCCAAGGTCGAAGGCACTTTGCAGACATGAAATCAATTTTTGCCATTGAACCCAAGGGTGTACACTATGCATGCCTGATAGACCTATTTGGTAAATTTGGGCTCTTGAAGGAAGCTCATGAGTTGGTAAGGGGCATGCCGGTGGAGCCAGATGGAGCAGCATGGGGTGCTCTCCTTAATGCATGCAGGATGCAGGGTAATGTGGAATTAGGAAAGTTTGCAGGTGAAATGCTTTTAGGCTTGGAACCTGGAGACAGTGGTATATATGTGCTTATGGCAAATTTGTATGCCACAAGAAGAGAATGGGATGATgtgaagaaggtgaggaagatgaTGAAAGAGAGAGGAGTTAAGAAAACTCCTGGTTGTAGCTCAATTGAATTCGATGGGAAGTTCCATGATTTTCATGTTGCTGATGTGTCACATTTGCAATCTAAAGAGATCTATGCAACTTTAAACAACATTTACACACAATTAAAGATAGAAGGCTATGTTCCTCAGGCAAAGTGTTGA